A portion of the Clostridium gelidum genome contains these proteins:
- a CDS encoding peptidylprolyl isomerase — protein sequence MKNPIITMTMENGGVIKAELYPEIAPNTVSNFVDLINRGFYDGLIFHRVIPGFMIQGGCPDGNGMGGPGYGIKGEFTNNGFENTLKHSKGILSMARSMHPDSAGSQFFLMVADAPHLDGQYASFGKVIEGIEVADKIVAQKTDRSDRPYEDQVIKSVTVDMQGEEIKAPEIIEE from the coding sequence ATGAAGAATCCAATTATTACAATGACTATGGAAAATGGTGGGGTTATTAAGGCAGAATTATATCCTGAAATAGCACCAAATACAGTGAGTAATTTCGTAGATTTAATTAATAGAGGTTTTTATGATGGATTAATATTCCATAGAGTTATTCCAGGATTTATGATTCAAGGGGGATGCCCGGATGGTAATGGTATGGGTGGTCCAGGATATGGCATAAAGGGAGAATTTACAAACAATGGATTTGAAAATACATTAAAACATTCAAAGGGAATATTATCAATGGCTAGATCTATGCACCCAGACTCAGCAGGAAGTCAATTTTTTCTTATGGTAGCAGATGCTCCACACTTAGATGGACAATATGCATCATTTGGTAAAGTTATTGAAGGAATTGAAGTAGCAGATAAAATTGTTGCTCAAAAGACTGATAGATCAGATAGACCTTATGAAGATCAAGTTATTAAGAGTGTTACAGTAGATATGCAAGGTGAAGAAATTAAAGCGCCAGAAATAATTGAAGAATAA
- a CDS encoding DUF3783 domain-containing protein yields MAISDRCILAYGLKQEEIKKIESQNIKVIEINNDTALMKLEDIICEKTNENSYDELPLNEKALIFNGFKEQQLKVTIRYIRGFIQGGVLAVSTTQNYKWTFKYLLEHLVEEREWFETQKKNN; encoded by the coding sequence ATGGCTATAAGTGATAGGTGTATATTAGCATATGGATTAAAACAAGAAGAAATTAAGAAAATTGAAAGCCAAAACATTAAGGTAATAGAAATAAATAATGATACGGCATTAATGAAGTTGGAAGATATAATATGTGAAAAGACCAATGAAAATTCTTATGATGAGTTGCCATTAAATGAAAAGGCACTTATTTTTAATGGATTTAAAGAACAACAATTAAAAGTTACTATTAGATATATTAGAGGTTTTATTCAAGGTGGAGTATTGGCTGTATCTACAACTCAAAATTATAAATGGACCTTTAAATACTTATTAGAACATTTAGTTGAAGAAAGAGAATGGTTCGAGACACAGAAAAAAAATAACTGA
- a CDS encoding helix-turn-helix domain-containing protein codes for MSRVGENIKQAREKSGMTVKALAKKLGVADKYLNEVEMGRKVAPESFIDNASKVLKSDLNDISMVVTDEALMEERKTLKELPKRNVESSEVWTDAFSSVLRSVPIYNYSLSDKKGSKEMPIHSNKIENYPQDKVFYLEIEDNEMTGFRMLKGDIAFAHSIKEVSNNGFFLIDYKGNRKIRQIKVLGNSKILLVGNEGNLITETMELKEIDVIAKLERIEITL; via the coding sequence GTGAGTCGTGTAGGAGAGAATATAAAACAAGCTAGAGAAAAGAGTGGCATGACAGTTAAAGCATTAGCTAAGAAGTTAGGTGTAGCAGATAAATACTTAAATGAAGTTGAAATGGGAAGAAAAGTTGCTCCTGAATCCTTCATAGATAACGCATCTAAAGTTCTGAAGTCTGATTTGAATGATATAAGTATGGTTGTTACAGATGAGGCACTAATGGAAGAAAGGAAGACTTTAAAAGAACTTCCAAAGAGAAATGTGGAGAGTTCAGAAGTTTGGACAGATGCGTTCTCATCAGTACTCAGAAGTGTTCCAATATATAATTATTCGTTATCTGATAAAAAGGGATCTAAAGAGATGCCGATTCATTCAAATAAAATAGAAAATTATCCACAAGATAAGGTATTTTATTTAGAAATAGAAGATAATGAAATGACTGGTTTCAGAATGTTAAAAGGTGATATCGCTTTTGCACATAGTATAAAAGAAGTGAGTAATAATGGATTTTTCCTAATTGACTATAAAGGAAATAGAAAGATAAGACAAATAAAAGTTTTGGGAAATTCAAAAATACTTTTAGTTGGTAATGAAGGAAATCTAATTACTGAAACTATGGAATTAAAAGAAATAGATGTAATTGCGAAATTAGAAAGAATTGAAATTACACTATAG
- a CDS encoding S8 family serine peptidase, whose amino-acid sequence MRSLERQVSSKVDASIGLLTNVPAALLDKLGYKFNLENQSNNIELVILYRDSPEQTKTFVESLGGKFQDLGFNFGIVEIPINKLEELSVSNTIQYIELPKNLYEQDQESNRVSCILELTPNFDVSGEGVLIGFVDSGIDYTHPAFMNTDGSTRIEYIYDLSTGGDIYNKQMINEAIKSTNSFSIVPSIDNTGHGTHVAGIACAGGNINQMYKGAAPNASIAMVKAARGVAILSSQIMQGIKFLIDKSKELNMPLVISISLSTNDGAHNGSSLLEQYIRTIANLERVVIVIAAGNEGDAGHHVGGQLNKTQRQIFNIASDEKSVVMNLYKSILPNISINIINPTGRSSGDITIQQGYLQGAIGSDRYDIYAAGPKPFELNSEIKIILSARSEYLLEGVWTLEINVSNEYLGEYSIWLPVLEGLNPKTKFLEPIQFNTLGIPATVDNIIAVGSYNYRTNNLSSFSGRGAQNQGSLVRPDLVAPGENIMGPVPNGSYDSKTGTSMATPQVSGICALIMQWGIVKGNDPYLFGQRLKYYLIRGAKRRRIDVIYPNPLWGYGEVCALDSLNLIKDDLSAILTRKNINSKDTSVTNKAFYKYNILRKNIKGKIMDNMSNGSDIGRLKVQCFRGNDYIPIDNAKITVKGSTGTENLKTIDLVTNNVGLTQEIELQAPPVEYSLNENNTKLPYSLYDITVERSGFNPIIIKGCQVFSTQVAFQICNLESNLGRGHMRQEVIDIQPNTLNGNFPPKIPEEVDKPLPPPTSGVVLPQPIVPEYIIVHQGSPNDPAAPNYKVPFKDYIKNVASCEIYSTWTESAIRANIFCMVSFTLNRIYTEWYRGKGKNFDLTNSTAYDQAFNYGRNIYDSISVIVDEIFSTYIRRIGKKQPLFSQYCDGKSVTCPQWLSQWGSQYLSTQGKVPYEILKYYYGNDIELVTAEKVAGSPQSYPGNELTIGSSGESVKTIQNQLNRIARNYPLIPKVAEDGQFTPKTAEAVKVFQGIFTLPQTGIVDYATWYKISDVYVGVTKIGELTTTESSRLWRGNEFIPPVLSSLDNKREIPKFYY is encoded by the coding sequence ATTAGAAGTTTAGAACGACAAGTATCATCAAAAGTGGATGCATCAATAGGGTTATTAACTAATGTACCAGCAGCATTATTAGATAAATTAGGTTATAAATTTAATTTAGAAAATCAAAGTAATAATATAGAACTTGTTATTTTATATAGGGATAGTCCAGAGCAAACAAAGACATTTGTTGAAAGTTTAGGCGGAAAGTTTCAAGACTTAGGATTTAACTTTGGAATTGTTGAAATACCTATAAATAAACTAGAAGAACTGTCAGTAAGTAACACAATTCAATATATAGAACTGCCTAAAAACTTATATGAGCAAGATCAAGAAAGTAACAGAGTATCTTGTATACTTGAATTAACTCCTAATTTTGATGTTTCAGGTGAAGGTGTGCTAATTGGATTTGTAGATTCAGGAATAGATTATACACACCCAGCATTTATGAATACGGATGGAAGCACAAGGATAGAATATATTTATGATTTAAGTACTGGGGGAGATATTTATAATAAACAAATGATAAATGAAGCAATAAAGTCTACTAATTCATTTTCAATAGTCCCATCCATTGATAATACAGGGCATGGGACTCATGTTGCAGGAATTGCATGTGCTGGAGGAAATATAAATCAAATGTATAAAGGGGCTGCACCAAATGCTTCTATAGCAATGGTAAAAGCAGCAAGAGGTGTAGCAATTTTAAGCTCTCAAATAATGCAAGGAATTAAATTCTTAATAGATAAGAGCAAAGAACTCAATATGCCTTTAGTTATTAGTATTAGCTTAAGTACAAATGATGGAGCACATAATGGAAGTAGCCTATTGGAACAATATATTAGAACAATAGCTAATTTAGAGAGAGTAGTTATTGTTATTGCTGCCGGGAATGAGGGAGATGCGGGACATCATGTTGGAGGGCAATTAAATAAAACACAAAGACAAATTTTTAACATAGCAAGTGATGAAAAATCAGTTGTCATGAATTTATATAAATCAATTTTACCTAATATATCAATTAATATAATAAACCCAACAGGACGAAGCAGTGGAGATATTACTATACAACAAGGATATCTTCAAGGTGCTATAGGTAGTGATAGATATGATATATATGCAGCAGGACCTAAGCCATTTGAATTAAATAGTGAAATTAAAATAATTTTATCTGCTAGATCCGAGTATCTTCTTGAGGGCGTATGGACTTTAGAGATAAATGTATCAAACGAGTACTTGGGAGAATACTCTATATGGCTTCCGGTATTAGAAGGTCTTAATCCTAAAACCAAATTTTTAGAGCCAATTCAATTTAATACTTTAGGAATTCCTGCAACAGTAGATAATATAATTGCAGTGGGAAGCTATAACTATAGAACTAATAATCTTTCATCATTTAGTGGAAGAGGTGCACAAAATCAAGGAAGTTTAGTAAGACCTGATTTAGTGGCACCAGGAGAAAATATAATGGGTCCAGTTCCAAATGGAAGTTATGATAGTAAGACCGGAACATCTATGGCTACACCTCAAGTATCTGGAATATGTGCGCTAATCATGCAATGGGGAATAGTTAAAGGAAATGATCCATATTTGTTTGGACAAAGATTAAAATACTACTTAATAAGGGGGGCAAAAAGAAGGCGTATAGATGTAATATATCCAAATCCATTATGGGGATATGGAGAAGTTTGTGCTCTGGATAGTTTGAATCTAATCAAAGACGATTTAAGTGCTATTTTAACTAGAAAAAATATAAATTCGAAAGATACATCAGTAACAAATAAAGCATTTTATAAATATAATATTTTGAGGAAAAATATCAAAGGGAAGATTATGGATAATATGAGTAATGGGTCTGATATAGGTAGATTGAAAGTTCAATGCTTTAGAGGTAATGATTATATTCCAATTGATAATGCTAAGATAACTGTAAAAGGATCAACAGGAACTGAAAACTTAAAAACTATTGATTTAGTTACAAATAATGTTGGATTAACACAAGAAATAGAATTACAAGCTCCTCCAGTAGAATATTCCTTAAATGAAAATAATACTAAGCTCCCTTATAGCTTATATGATATAACTGTAGAGAGAAGCGGATTTAATCCAATAATAATAAAGGGGTGTCAAGTATTCTCTACACAAGTTGCTTTTCAAATATGTAATTTAGAAAGCAATTTAGGACGAGGACATATGAGACAGGAAGTAATAGATATACAGCCTAATACTTTAAATGGGAATTTTCCACCAAAGATACCAGAAGAGGTTGATAAACCATTGCCACCACCAACCTCAGGGGTTGTATTACCACAACCTATAGTTCCGGAATACATTATTGTTCATCAAGGAAGTCCAAATGATCCAGCAGCACCAAATTATAAAGTACCATTTAAAGATTACATCAAAAACGTCGCTTCATGTGAAATATATTCAACTTGGACTGAATCAGCTATAAGAGCAAATATTTTTTGTATGGTATCTTTTACGTTAAATAGAATTTATACTGAGTGGTATAGAGGTAAAGGTAAAAATTTTGATCTTACAAATTCAACAGCTTATGATCAAGCATTTAATTATGGAAGAAATATTTATGATAGCATAAGTGTAATTGTAGATGAGATTTTTTCTACTTATATAAGGAGAATTGGAAAGAAACAACCACTTTTCTCACAATATTGTGATGGAAAGAGCGTTACATGTCCACAATGGTTAAGTCAGTGGGGTAGTCAATATTTGAGTACACAAGGTAAGGTTCCATATGAGATATTGAAATATTATTATGGAAATGATATTGAATTAGTTACAGCTGAAAAGGTTGCTGGAAGTCCTCAGTCTTATCCAGGGAATGAGTTAACTATTGGATCATCTGGTGAGTCTGTAAAAACAATTCAAAATCAACTTAATAGAATAGCTAGAAATTATCCTTTAATTCCTAAAGTTGCTGAAGACGGACAATTTACACCGAAGACTGCAGAGGCAGTAAAAGTATTCCAAGGAATATTTACATTGCCACAGACTGGCATAGTTGATTATGCAACATGGTATAAAATATCAGATGTTTACGTTGGGGTAACTAAAATAGGAGAGCTTACCACTACTGAATCAAGTAGACTTTGGAGGGGAAATGAATTTATTCCACCAGTTCTATCAAGTTTAGATAATAAAAGAGAAATTCCTAAATTTTACTATTAA
- a CDS encoding radical SAM protein has product MNYLDMLDECTLCHRNCKVNRNDNQIGFCKASNKVKIARAALHFGEEPPISQSNGSGTVFFSHCNFKCVFCQNHDISQGIEKNISSAPSNINIQISTTETSISGMEVSIERLSEIFLELQEKGANNINLVTPTHYVPQIIEALKIAKKNKLTIPILYNTNSYDSIETIKSLNGYIDVYLPDFKYFNDKYAIKYSSANDYASNTIKVIDEMISQVGEPKFDSKGNILKGVIVRHLMLPGLLFDSKKVIDLIYNRYGDKIYISLMNQYVPMFKACDYPEINKPLNPKHYDSLINYAVELGVTNGFIQDEGTNNSDFIPSFNLEGVSK; this is encoded by the coding sequence ATGAATTATTTAGATATGTTAGATGAATGTACTCTTTGTCATAGAAATTGCAAAGTTAACAGAAATGATAATCAAATTGGATTTTGTAAAGCTTCAAATAAAGTCAAAATTGCTAGAGCTGCATTACATTTTGGCGAAGAACCTCCTATTTCTCAAAGTAATGGATCTGGTACTGTATTTTTTTCTCATTGTAATTTCAAATGTGTATTTTGTCAAAATCATGATATAAGCCAAGGAATTGAAAAAAATATTTCTTCTGCTCCGAGCAATATAAATATTCAGATTTCAACAACTGAAACATCTATTTCTGGGATGGAAGTATCTATTGAAAGACTTTCTGAAATATTTCTGGAGCTTCAAGAAAAAGGAGCTAATAATATTAATTTAGTTACTCCAACCCATTATGTTCCTCAAATAATAGAAGCACTAAAAATTGCAAAGAAAAATAAATTAACAATACCTATTCTTTATAACACAAATAGCTATGATTCTATTGAAACGATAAAATCACTAAATGGATATATTGATGTTTACTTGCCAGATTTTAAATACTTTAATGATAAATATGCAATTAAATACTCTAGTGCAAATGATTATGCTTCTAATACCATAAAAGTAATTGATGAGATGATAAGTCAAGTTGGAGAACCAAAATTTGATTCAAAAGGTAATATTCTTAAAGGTGTTATTGTAAGGCACTTAATGCTTCCAGGGCTTCTTTTCGATTCAAAAAAAGTAATTGACCTTATTTACAATAGGTATGGTGATAAAATTTATATAAGTTTAATGAATCAATATGTACCTATGTTTAAGGCTTGCGATTACCCTGAAATAAATAAACCCCTTAATCCAAAACACTATGATAGCTTAATTAATTATGCAGTAGAACTTGGAGTTACAAATGGATTTATTCAAGATGAGGGTACTAATAATTCTGATTTTATTCCTTCCTTTAATTTAGAAGGTGTAAGCAAATAA
- a CDS encoding YkvI family membrane protein, which produces MKKELLKVFQVATVFIGTIVGAGLASGKEITEFFTMYGSSSFLGIIACGIFYIVMGSIISNISIYYNLSSYSDVINIISPNILGKFTGFITTFFLISSASIILAGSGALIHQFFGIPKILGSLIMISIAVFFLLRDTEGLIEVNSFIVPGLIVTLTLITALYFSFCKDTISLSNISSFPPQKSGLAISTILYAGYNTLSASGVLVPLSTQMKKTKTMIIGVITGAIGLTILCLMINLLLTVNQPYIYNYEIPLLFVANRFGNIIQALLLVIIWLEMFSTEVSDIYSISKTLEQSFNIKFKKAIFVVLGIALLISQFGFGNLITKLYPMFGLLSLIFISQCIIFFFKHKKDFSKTSEK; this is translated from the coding sequence TTGAAAAAAGAATTACTCAAGGTATTTCAAGTTGCCACAGTGTTTATTGGTACAATTGTTGGTGCTGGACTTGCCTCAGGAAAAGAAATTACAGAATTTTTCACCATGTATGGATCAAGTAGTTTTTTAGGTATTATAGCTTGTGGTATTTTCTATATTGTAATGGGCTCTATAATCTCAAATATCAGTATTTATTATAATCTAAGTTCATATAGTGATGTTATAAATATAATAAGTCCTAACATACTCGGAAAATTTACTGGTTTTATAACTACCTTTTTTCTTATTTCCAGTGCTTCTATAATACTTGCTGGAAGTGGAGCCTTAATTCATCAATTTTTTGGGATACCCAAAATACTTGGCTCATTAATAATGATTTCAATTGCAGTCTTTTTTCTACTTCGTGATACTGAAGGTTTGATTGAAGTTAATTCTTTTATTGTTCCAGGATTGATTGTAACCCTTACATTAATTACAGCTTTATACTTTTCATTTTGCAAAGATACAATTTCACTTAGCAATATATCTAGTTTTCCACCTCAAAAATCAGGACTTGCTATTTCAACAATATTATATGCAGGATATAACACCCTTTCAGCCTCCGGAGTTTTGGTTCCACTTAGTACTCAAATGAAAAAAACTAAAACCATGATTATTGGAGTAATAACAGGTGCAATTGGACTCACTATACTTTGCTTAATGATAAATTTATTATTAACCGTTAATCAACCTTATATATATAACTATGAAATTCCACTGCTTTTTGTAGCAAATAGGTTTGGTAATATTATTCAAGCTTTGTTACTTGTAATTATCTGGTTAGAAATGTTTTCTACTGAGGTTTCAGATATATATTCAATAAGTAAAACCTTAGAACAATCCTTTAATATTAAATTTAAAAAAGCTATATTCGTAGTTTTAGGTATCGCTCTTTTAATTTCTCAATTTGGATTTGGAAATCTCATAACTAAGCTATACCCTATGTTTGGATTATTAAGTTTAATTTTCATATCTCAATGTATAATATTTTTCTTTAAACATAAAAAAGATTTTTCTAAAACATCTGAAAAGTAA
- a CDS encoding TIGR01212 family radical SAM protein (This family includes YhcC from E. coli K-12, an uncharacterized radical SAM protein.), producing MNNFWNGKRYHSLNYFLRDKFGEKVFKISLDGGFSCPNRDGKISSGGCLFCSESGSGDYAGDRELSITKQFNHIKEMMAHKWKSGKYIAYFQAYTNTYAPVEELRRKYEDALNQEDVVAIAIATRPDCLGDEVLDLLEEINNKVYLWIELGLQTSNDETAKRINRGYKLEVFEDAMKKLKERNIDVVVHDILGLPGETKEDMLKTIEYIAQSGAKGIKFHLLHLMKQTPMVKVYEKGELEFLSQEDYIELITKGIAMIPKEMVVHRLTGDAPRELLIGPMWSLKKWEVLNSIDKALEDNDLWQGKNFK from the coding sequence ATGAATAATTTTTGGAATGGAAAGAGATATCATAGTTTAAACTATTTTTTAAGAGATAAATTTGGAGAAAAGGTATTTAAAATATCTTTAGATGGAGGATTTTCATGTCCTAATAGGGATGGGAAAATAAGTAGTGGAGGTTGTCTTTTCTGTAGTGAAAGCGGTTCAGGAGATTATGCTGGAGATAGAGAATTGTCTATTACAAAGCAATTTAATCATATAAAAGAAATGATGGCACATAAGTGGAAAAGCGGAAAGTATATTGCCTATTTTCAAGCTTATACTAATACATATGCACCAGTTGAAGAATTAAGGAGAAAGTATGAAGATGCTTTAAACCAAGAGGATGTTGTAGCAATTGCAATAGCAACAAGACCAGATTGCTTAGGGGATGAGGTATTGGATTTACTAGAAGAGATAAATAATAAAGTATATCTTTGGATAGAACTTGGGCTTCAAACTTCAAATGATGAAACTGCTAAGAGAATAAATAGAGGATATAAATTAGAAGTTTTCGAAGATGCGATGAAAAAATTGAAAGAAAGAAATATTGACGTAGTAGTACATGATATTCTGGGATTACCAGGTGAAACCAAGGAGGATATGCTAAAAACCATAGAGTATATTGCTCAATCCGGTGCTAAAGGAATTAAGTTTCATTTATTGCATTTAATGAAGCAAACGCCAATGGTAAAAGTATATGAAAAAGGTGAACTTGAATTCTTATCACAGGAAGATTACATAGAGTTAATAACAAAAGGCATAGCAATGATTCCTAAGGAAATGGTAGTACATAGATTAACAGGAGATGCACCAAGAGAACTTTTAATTGGACCTATGTGGAGTTTGAAAAAATGGGAAGTCTTAAATTCCATAGATAAAGCGTTAGAAGACAATGATTTGTGGCAGGGAAAAAACTTTAAGTGA
- a CDS encoding 2-phosphosulfolactate phosphatase family protein, translating to MKVDIIISADDITESKIENKIAVVIDMFRATSVIVTALSNGCKEVIPYLTIEETLEHAKELNREDYILGGERRAVKIDGFDLSNSPLEYTESVIKNKTVLMTTTNGTRTLTKSTSAKRVLIAAMINAKAVAKELININEDVVIINAGTNGNFSMDDYICSGYIINEMLKADKDLELTDIAKTANIIYEGNTDIISYVKEATHYSVMKSLELDEDIEYCIKKSITDIVPEYKDKKITR from the coding sequence ATGAAAGTAGATATTATAATATCAGCTGATGATATAACTGAAAGTAAAATTGAAAATAAGATAGCAGTTGTAATTGATATGTTTAGAGCAACTTCTGTAATAGTCACAGCACTAAGTAATGGGTGCAAAGAAGTTATTCCTTATTTAACAATTGAAGAAACATTAGAACATGCTAAGGAACTTAATAGAGAAGATTACATACTAGGTGGAGAAAGAAGAGCTGTTAAGATAGACGGCTTTGATTTATCTAATTCACCATTAGAGTATACAGAATCGGTAATAAAAAATAAGACGGTATTAATGACGACTACAAATGGGACCAGAACTCTTACAAAATCAACTTCTGCTAAAAGAGTATTAATAGCAGCTATGATAAATGCAAAAGCAGTAGCTAAAGAATTAATTAATATTAATGAAGATGTAGTTATTATTAATGCAGGAACAAATGGTAATTTTTCCATGGATGATTATATTTGTAGTGGATATATAATTAATGAAATGTTGAAGGCTGATAAAGATTTAGAACTTACAGATATAGCAAAGACAGCGAATATTATATATGAAGGAAATACCGATATCATAAGCTACGTAAAAGAAGCTACACATTATTCAGTTATGAAATCTCTAGAATTAGATGAGGATATTGAATATTGCATAAAAAAGAGCATTACAGATATAGTGCCAGAATATAAAGATAAGAAGATAACAAGATAA
- a CDS encoding (2Fe-2S)-binding protein, translating into MDNNLNEAILDKLTKTCTCKLITRAKIKEAIKNGASTIEEVQKATGAGSGPCKGKNCSPRINDLLRQSQE; encoded by the coding sequence ATGGATAATAATTTAAATGAAGCTATTTTAGATAAATTAACAAAAACATGTACTTGTAAACTAATTACTAGAGCTAAAATTAAAGAAGCTATTAAAAATGGTGCCTCTACTATAGAAGAAGTTCAAAAGGCCACTGGTGCTGGTAGTGGTCCTTGCAAAGGGAAAAATTGTTCTCCACGGATAAACGATTTATTAAGGCAATCTCAAGAATAA
- a CDS encoding response regulator transcription factor translates to MIKVLLVEDNIEISQNIVEYFKGEVEIEAVYNGGDAIQYLDVYTYDVAILDLMLPEVSGMDVLKHMSKNCLNTGVIILTAKEELGDKLKAFNLGANDYLTKPFFMEELKARINSILKSMGKVKKPNILEFKSMQIDMKTRRVYINENELELNEKLYKLLEYMIINKGVLLFKEQIFDNICGYNSDAATEIIEVYISRLRKQLGAFGYGKYLITKRGMGYLLDESIED, encoded by the coding sequence ATGATAAAAGTGTTACTTGTTGAAGATAATATCGAGATAAGTCAAAATATAGTTGAATATTTTAAAGGTGAAGTAGAAATTGAGGCAGTTTATAATGGAGGAGATGCTATTCAATATTTAGATGTTTATACTTATGATGTTGCAATATTAGATCTTATGTTGCCAGAAGTAAGTGGAATGGATGTTTTGAAGCATATGTCTAAAAATTGTTTAAATACAGGTGTAATTATATTAACAGCAAAAGAAGAACTTGGAGATAAGCTTAAAGCTTTCAATTTGGGTGCCAATGATTACTTAACTAAACCATTTTTCATGGAAGAATTAAAGGCTCGTATTAATTCTATTTTAAAAAGTATGGGGAAAGTTAAGAAGCCTAATATTCTTGAATTTAAAAGTATGCAAATTGACATGAAAACAAGACGCGTTTACATAAATGAGAATGAGTTAGAATTAAACGAGAAATTATATAAACTTCTTGAATACATGATTATAAATAAAGGTGTATTGTTATTTAAAGAACAGATATTTGATAATATATGTGGATATAATAGTGATGCGGCAACTGAAATAATTGAAGTGTATATAAGTAGATTAAGGAAGCAGCTAGGTGCATTTGGATATGGTAAATATCTTATAACTAAGCGAGGAATGGGATATTTATTAGATGAAAGTATAGAGGATTAG